One window from the genome of Pedobacter schmidteae encodes:
- a CDS encoding glucosaminidase domain-containing protein yields the protein MNNRILALALLSLAFFSACKSRKYSRNNKQIEKAANKANPDAKSYTTLNYIEAFKGVAIEEMNKYGIPASITLAQGIIESGSGNSSLAKYANNHFGIKCTSDWKGKGYYKDDDKADDCFRVYKDARESYKDHSEFLKRKRYSFLFELDKNDYKNWASGLKQAGYATNPKYPSMLISVIERYELYQYDQPESERDKIKREDKIFSEINANIPNEKKKFTPVETPPSKQVVKTPDTLRISASGATYQPAVDTTAKPDIAPVFKPGSYTVKQGDTLYGISKKFNITIDDLKSLNNLNDTGIKIGQKLILVK from the coding sequence ATGAACAACAGAATATTAGCCCTAGCCTTATTGAGCCTTGCTTTTTTTAGCGCCTGTAAATCCAGAAAATATAGCCGCAACAACAAACAGATTGAAAAAGCAGCCAATAAAGCCAATCCTGATGCCAAATCCTATACCACATTAAACTACATTGAAGCCTTCAAAGGGGTAGCTATAGAGGAAATGAACAAATACGGCATTCCGGCAAGCATTACCCTTGCCCAGGGGATTATTGAATCGGGAAGTGGCAACAGCAGTCTGGCCAAATATGCCAACAACCACTTTGGCATCAAATGCACATCAGACTGGAAAGGCAAGGGATATTACAAAGATGATGACAAGGCCGACGATTGTTTCAGAGTATACAAGGATGCCCGCGAATCGTATAAAGATCACTCGGAGTTCCTGAAAAGAAAGCGCTACAGTTTTTTGTTTGAGCTGGATAAAAACGACTATAAAAACTGGGCTTCGGGCTTAAAACAAGCGGGCTACGCCACAAACCCTAAATATCCGTCGATGCTGATCAGTGTGATTGAACGTTATGAGCTTTATCAGTACGATCAACCGGAATCGGAAAGAGACAAAATAAAGCGGGAAGATAAGATCTTTTCAGAAATCAATGCCAATATCCCAAATGAAAAAAAGAAATTTACACCGGTAGAAACGCCGCCCTCAAAACAAGTAGTCAAAACACCTGATACACTGAGGATATCAGCTTCTGGAGCTACATACCAGCCAGCAGTTGATACAACCGCCAAACCCGATATCGCACCCGTATTTAAACCAGGTAGCTATACTGTAAAACAAGGCGACACACTTTATGGGATTTCTAAAAAGTTCAACATTACTATTGATGACCTGAAATCGCTAAACAATTTGAACGACACTGGGATCAAAATAGGCCAGAAACTGATCTTAGTTAAATAA
- a CDS encoding DUF3078 domain-containing protein codes for MKSFYAYLLLVFSGTTSLYAQEIDTIPINTKGLDIKLKRSPLPSRTGTIPFKPVEIAPEVVDARVNYWKTRTSVGINVNQATFSNNWKGGGVNSLAVAGLVNYKAEYAKESYSYVSEVVLEYGKVKNKDQLQKKTRDRIFWDNKAAIQLSKNWYFFGSISFESQFDAGFSYSKNKEGNEVANLISRFMAPGYLTESFGFEYKPNKYFSTRIGTGSARQTFVLDSAVYDAPKADGTVAPKYGVEFNKKFKNELAFQIVSNFEKEVFTNTMLKARYQMFIPYDRALVNIDHRLDVSITSKLNRLMNVSLTGVGLFDRDNDTKIQGSQALALGVTFVFPR; via the coding sequence ATGAAGAGTTTTTATGCTTACTTACTATTAGTTTTTAGCGGTACTACCAGCCTGTATGCTCAGGAGATTGACACTATCCCTATTAATACCAAAGGTCTGGATATTAAATTAAAACGTAGTCCGCTACCTTCAAGGACAGGAACCATCCCTTTTAAACCTGTAGAAATAGCTCCGGAAGTAGTTGATGCCCGCGTAAATTATTGGAAGACCAGAACTTCGGTCGGCATTAATGTAAACCAGGCGACTTTTTCCAACAACTGGAAAGGCGGTGGGGTAAACTCACTGGCGGTAGCAGGGCTGGTAAACTACAAGGCCGAGTATGCAAAAGAAAGTTACAGTTACGTAAGCGAGGTAGTCCTGGAATACGGTAAGGTTAAAAACAAAGATCAGTTGCAGAAGAAAACGCGCGACAGGATTTTCTGGGACAACAAAGCTGCAATACAACTATCTAAAAACTGGTACTTCTTTGGATCAATCAGTTTTGAATCGCAGTTTGACGCAGGTTTTTCTTATAGTAAGAACAAAGAGGGGAACGAAGTTGCAAATCTTATTTCCAGATTTATGGCTCCCGGCTACCTTACCGAATCCTTCGGTTTTGAATATAAGCCTAATAAATATTTCTCAACCCGTATTGGTACAGGTAGTGCCCGGCAAACTTTCGTGTTAGACTCGGCTGTTTACGACGCACCGAAGGCAGATGGAACAGTAGCCCCGAAATATGGTGTAGAATTTAATAAGAAATTTAAAAATGAGCTGGCTTTCCAGATTGTAAGTAATTTTGAGAAAGAGGTTTTTACCAATACCATGCTAAAGGCAAGATACCAGATGTTTATTCCTTACGACAGGGCTTTGGTAAACATAGATCATCGTCTGGATGTATCCATCACCTCCAAGTTGAACCGATTGATGAATGTATCCCTTACCGGGGTAGGCTTGTTTGACCGCGACAACGATACCAAGATACAGGGTAGCCAGGCACTTGCCCTTGGTGTCACATTTGTCTTCCCACGCTAA
- the ffh gene encoding signal recognition particle protein, with amino-acid sequence MFENLQDKLDRAFKVLKGQGSITEINVAETMKEIRKALLDADVNYKTAKSFTDEVKEKALGLNVLTAVSPGQLLTKVMNDELTALMGGEVTELDLKTNPTIILIAGLNGAGKTTFTGKLANFLKSKGKKPLLVAGDVYRPAAVDQLQILAEQVGVPVYANKESKDPVAIALEGIAEGKKNNNNVIIIDTAGRLSIDESLMNEISEVKAQTKPHEILFVVDAMTGQDAVNTAKVFNDRLDFTGVVLTKLDGDTRGGAALSIKSVVNKPIKFIGTGEKMEALDVFYPERMASRILGMGDVVSLVERAQQQFDEKEAAELQKKIRKNKFDFNDFYNQIQQIKKMGNMKDLMGMIPGVGKMMKNVEIEDDAFKNVEAIIQSMTKFERENPDSIQQSRRLRIAKGSGNKIEEVTKLIKQFEDMRKVMKQFSNPATAARMMKNMPKMPQR; translated from the coding sequence ATGTTTGAAAATTTACAGGATAAGCTAGATCGTGCGTTTAAAGTTTTAAAAGGACAGGGAAGCATTACAGAGATCAACGTGGCCGAAACCATGAAAGAGATCCGTAAGGCTTTGTTAGATGCCGACGTAAACTATAAAACAGCCAAAAGCTTTACCGATGAGGTAAAAGAAAAAGCTTTGGGCTTAAACGTACTCACAGCTGTTTCGCCCGGTCAGTTACTTACCAAAGTAATGAACGATGAACTTACTGCCCTGATGGGTGGCGAGGTGACCGAACTTGACCTGAAAACAAATCCGACCATTATATTGATTGCTGGTTTGAACGGTGCGGGTAAAACCACGTTTACCGGTAAACTGGCCAACTTCCTTAAAAGCAAAGGCAAGAAACCTTTGCTGGTAGCGGGCGACGTTTACAGACCGGCAGCGGTTGATCAGTTACAAATTTTAGCGGAACAGGTTGGCGTTCCGGTTTATGCAAATAAAGAATCCAAAGATCCTGTAGCGATAGCCCTTGAGGGTATAGCTGAAGGTAAAAAGAATAACAACAACGTCATCATCATTGACACTGCCGGTCGTTTATCGATCGACGAAAGTTTGATGAACGAGATTTCGGAAGTAAAAGCACAAACGAAACCGCACGAAATCTTATTTGTTGTTGATGCCATGACCGGTCAGGATGCTGTTAATACGGCAAAAGTATTTAACGACAGGTTAGACTTTACCGGGGTAGTATTGACCAAATTAGATGGTGATACCCGCGGTGGTGCCGCCCTTTCTATTAAATCGGTAGTGAATAAACCGATTAAGTTTATCGGTACCGGCGAAAAGATGGAAGCCCTTGACGTGTTCTATCCGGAAAGGATGGCCTCACGTATTTTGGGAATGGGTGACGTGGTTTCCCTTGTTGAGCGTGCCCAACAGCAGTTTGATGAAAAAGAGGCTGCCGAACTTCAGAAAAAGATCCGTAAAAACAAGTTCGACTTCAACGATTTCTACAACCAAATTCAACAGATCAAAAAAATGGGTAACATGAAAGATCTGATGGGTATGATTCCCGGCGTAGGTAAAATGATGAAAAATGTGGAAATTGAAGATGATGCCTTTAAAAACGTGGAAGCCATTATTCAGTCGATGACCAAATTTGAACGCGAAAACCCTGATAGCATTCAGCAAAGCAGACGCCTGCGTATTGCGAAAGGGTCGGGTAATAAAATTGAAGAAGTAACCAAACTGATTAAACAGTTTGAAGATATGCGAAAAGTAATGAAACAGTTCTCGAATCCGGCTACCGCAGCAAGGATGATGAAGAATATGCCTAAAATGCCTCAAAGATAA
- a CDS encoding YifB family Mg chelatase-like AAA ATPase: MLIKTYGSAVFGVNALTITIEVSIGGGNRYHIVGLPDNAIKESLRRIESAIQSAGLKMPRQKIVINLAPADIRKEGSAYDLPIAIAILAASGQIESTETDKYFIMGELSLDGGLQPIKGALPIAIQARTAGFKGFILPKDNSREAAIVTELEVYGMKNLANVVAFFNGTEKPEPVLVNTRDEFFSNISRYEHDFSDVRGQENIKRALEIAAAGGHNLILIGPPGAGKTMLAKRLPTILPPLNLQEALETTKIHSVAGKLNAAASLMTERPYRNPHHTISDMALVGGGANPQPGEISLAHNGVLFLDELPEFKRSVLEVMRQPLEERSVTISRSRLSVEYPASFMLIASMNPCPCGFFNHPEKECICGHGVVQKYLSKISGPLLDRIDLHVEVTPVNFNELTSVFEAEKSATIRERVIKARAVQDTRFQANGALHYNAQMSPNMVRNMCKIDNAGQALIKSAMEKLGLSARAYDRILKVSRTIADLAESEDIKLEHLAEAIHYRSLDRDNWAG, from the coding sequence ATGCTCATAAAAACATATGGCAGCGCTGTTTTTGGTGTAAACGCGCTAACCATTACTATTGAAGTAAGTATAGGCGGAGGCAATAGATACCACATTGTGGGCCTCCCAGATAATGCAATTAAGGAAAGCCTGAGAAGGATTGAAAGCGCCATCCAATCGGCAGGACTTAAAATGCCCCGCCAAAAGATTGTAATCAACCTGGCTCCGGCAGACATCAGAAAGGAAGGATCAGCCTACGACTTACCCATTGCCATAGCCATTTTGGCGGCTTCAGGACAAATAGAGAGCACAGAGACAGACAAATACTTCATTATGGGAGAACTTTCTTTAGACGGCGGCTTACAGCCCATAAAAGGAGCACTTCCAATTGCCATACAAGCCCGTACCGCAGGGTTCAAAGGATTTATACTGCCCAAAGACAATTCACGTGAGGCGGCAATTGTAACCGAGCTGGAAGTTTACGGAATGAAAAACCTGGCTAATGTTGTGGCTTTTTTTAACGGCACAGAAAAACCAGAGCCCGTATTGGTCAATACGAGGGACGAATTTTTCAGCAATATAAGTCGTTACGAACATGATTTTTCGGATGTAAGGGGACAGGAGAACATCAAACGCGCTCTTGAAATTGCCGCGGCAGGAGGACATAACCTTATCCTGATTGGTCCGCCCGGCGCCGGAAAAACCATGCTGGCCAAGCGCCTGCCTACCATTTTACCGCCGTTAAATTTGCAGGAGGCGCTGGAAACCACTAAAATACATTCAGTAGCCGGTAAACTGAATGCGGCCGCTTCGTTGATGACAGAGCGACCATATCGCAATCCGCACCATACCATATCAGATATGGCATTGGTAGGTGGTGGTGCAAACCCACAGCCCGGAGAAATTTCTCTGGCACACAACGGAGTGCTGTTTTTAGACGAGTTGCCGGAGTTTAAACGAAGTGTGCTGGAAGTGATGCGCCAACCCCTGGAGGAGCGTAGTGTAACTATTTCCCGTTCGCGCTTAAGTGTAGAGTACCCCGCAAGTTTTATGCTTATTGCCTCTATGAACCCATGTCCCTGCGGCTTCTTTAACCATCCCGAGAAGGAATGTATCTGCGGTCATGGTGTGGTACAGAAATACCTGAGCAAAATCTCAGGTCCATTGTTAGACCGCATAGATTTGCATGTAGAGGTAACTCCTGTAAATTTTAATGAACTGACATCAGTCTTTGAAGCCGAAAAAAGTGCTACCATACGCGAACGTGTTATCAAGGCCCGGGCTGTACAAGACACCCGGTTCCAGGCAAATGGCGCACTGCATTATAATGCACAAATGAGCCCCAATATGGTACGCAACATGTGCAAAATAGACAATGCAGGGCAAGCCCTCATAAAATCAGCAATGGAAAAACTTGGACTTTCTGCAAGGGCGTACGACCGCATTTTGAAAGTATCACGAACCATAGCCGACCTGGCAGAGAGTGAGGACATTAAACTGGAACACCTGGCCGAAGCCATACATTACCGCAGTCTTGACCGCGACAACTGGGCGGGCTAA
- a CDS encoding COG3014 family protein has translation MTQIRRNIFRASFCLGLMLFLFGCSSYNDMIASYYKQISTGNYTEAVKELDKNKLLQKPRNKLLFLMEKGKASHLTGDYENSNRYFNEADQLLENGIGGAMDAVVGTLVNPMTQSYKGEDFEKFMIHYYKALNYVYLNKSEDAIVEARRISLQSQEQGDKFNNKDSRYSKDAFSLMLQGLIYERDGDVNNAFIAYRNAAEVYLKSKDQTYYGTKMPEELKQDVLRTADQNGFAAEVSRFEDLFGIKYTRKKTSDGGELIFFWENGMAPIKQQEELFFSLIKGTGGDLFFTNLGGTIIIPFNHAYSNSNFSLNGVESLRATYPKYVARAPYYSTASLNNGTQTASFEKAEDINELAFKTLEQRFMKEMGAVLTRLAVKKSAEYVLRQSAKGNGKDGKDNSLLQGLGIGMQLYSLLSEKADTRNWQSLPASISYSRIPLQKGSNTITLQLKSASGADESKTIEITGTGKLQFYNYSTLR, from the coding sequence ATGACACAAATCCGCAGGAATATTTTTAGAGCATCATTCTGTTTAGGACTGATGCTTTTTCTTTTCGGCTGTTCCAGCTATAATGACATGATTGCGTCTTATTATAAGCAAATTTCTACCGGGAATTATACCGAGGCAGTAAAGGAACTGGATAAGAACAAACTGTTGCAAAAACCGAGAAATAAGCTCCTGTTTTTGATGGAAAAAGGCAAAGCCAGTCACCTTACCGGGGATTACGAAAACAGCAACCGCTATTTTAATGAGGCCGATCAGCTGTTGGAAAATGGGATCGGAGGGGCTATGGATGCCGTTGTAGGCACCCTGGTAAACCCCATGACACAAAGCTATAAAGGCGAGGATTTTGAAAAATTCATGATCCATTACTATAAGGCGCTCAATTATGTGTATCTGAACAAAAGTGAAGACGCCATTGTAGAAGCACGCCGGATTAGCCTCCAGTCGCAAGAGCAAGGTGATAAATTTAACAATAAAGACAGCCGTTATTCAAAAGATGCTTTTTCGCTGATGTTGCAGGGACTGATTTATGAACGCGATGGCGATGTAAATAATGCTTTTATTGCTTACCGCAATGCCGCCGAAGTTTACCTGAAAAGTAAAGATCAGACTTATTATGGTACTAAAATGCCTGAAGAGCTGAAGCAGGATGTTTTGAGGACGGCCGACCAGAATGGATTTGCGGCAGAAGTAAGCCGGTTTGAAGATTTGTTTGGAATAAAATATACGCGTAAGAAAACTTCGGATGGTGGAGAACTGATCTTTTTCTGGGAAAATGGAATGGCACCTATCAAACAGCAGGAGGAGCTATTCTTCTCGCTCATTAAGGGTACGGGTGGCGATTTATTCTTTACCAACCTGGGTGGGACTATTATTATTCCTTTTAATCATGCATATAGCAACAGCAATTTTAGTCTGAACGGTGTGGAGAGCCTTAGGGCAACCTATCCAAAATACGTTGCCAGGGCACCTTATTATAGTACGGCCAGCTTAAACAACGGGACGCAGACCGCTTCATTCGAAAAAGCAGAAGACATCAACGAACTGGCATTTAAAACGCTGGAACAGCGCTTTATGAAAGAAATGGGGGCAGTATTGACCCGTTTGGCTGTTAAAAAAAGTGCGGAGTATGTACTAAGGCAAAGCGCCAAAGGGAATGGCAAGGATGGAAAAGACAATTCCTTGTTGCAAGGTTTGGGTATCGGAATGCAGTTGTATAGCCTCCTTTCCGAAAAAGCAGATACCAGGAACTGGCAATCGTTGCCTGCCAGTATCAGTTACAGCCGGATTCCTTTGCAGAAAGGAAGTAATACAATTACCCTTCAGCTAAAAAGTGCCAGCGGTGCTGATGAAAGCAAGACAATAGAAATTACGGGGACAGGAAAGCTGCAGTTTTATAATTATTCAACTTTACGCTAA
- a CDS encoding penicillin-binding protein activator LpoB, whose amino-acid sequence MQIKKLMTIAAIAVSGMIISSCSRQVTRVSTDQAIDVSGNWNNTDSRLVAEEMTQTILGGKWLPTHLEEKKGKRPVVVVGVVKNKSHEHIDAETFVKDVEQAFIKSERVRLVQGGKKREELRAEKADQQDNASVSTMKKFGLENGADYILQGSINSIVDSHKRKKVVYYQVNLELTDIQTNEVVWIGDKKIAKYVKN is encoded by the coding sequence ATGCAGATAAAAAAGCTAATGACTATTGCGGCTATCGCCGTTTCGGGAATGATAATTAGTTCGTGTTCGCGACAAGTGACCAGGGTAAGCACTGATCAGGCCATTGATGTAAGTGGAAACTGGAACAATACCGACTCCAGATTAGTTGCTGAAGAAATGACGCAGACCATTTTAGGCGGTAAATGGTTGCCTACCCATTTGGAAGAGAAAAAAGGCAAACGACCTGTGGTAGTAGTTGGCGTGGTAAAAAATAAAAGTCATGAGCATATTGATGCCGAAACTTTTGTGAAGGATGTAGAGCAGGCTTTTATCAAAAGCGAGCGCGTAAGACTGGTACAAGGCGGTAAAAAAAGAGAAGAACTGCGTGCCGAAAAAGCTGATCAGCAAGACAATGCTTCAGTATCTACCATGAAAAAATTTGGATTGGAAAACGGAGCTGATTACATCCTTCAGGGATCTATCAACTCTATCGTTGATTCGCATAAACGTAAAAAAGTGGTTTACTATCAGGTAAATTTAGAGCTTACCGATATCCAGACAAATGAGGTGGTGTGGATAGGCGATAAGAAAATAGCTAAATACGTTAAAAATTAG
- a CDS encoding TlpA disulfide reductase family protein produces MNKFFNKKNFVNILVIGFFLALIFVPSAKALMIRGLMEIGLFSPGVEATGTTEATAGTMDLSGIKFKDVTGKVIDLGQLKGKVVFLNFWATWCPPCLAEMPSVNKLYEQFKDDKEVVFILVDADSDFAKSQKYMNGKGYQMPVYNVASNIPEQIFKGSLPTTVVFDKQGRVAYNEVGAANYASAKFIDFIKKLKASNI; encoded by the coding sequence ATGAATAAATTTTTCAATAAAAAGAATTTTGTAAACATATTGGTGATCGGTTTTTTTCTGGCCCTGATTTTTGTGCCTTCGGCAAAGGCATTGATGATTAGAGGACTGATGGAGATTGGCCTGTTCAGTCCGGGGGTAGAGGCTACTGGAACGACTGAAGCAACAGCGGGTACAATGGACCTTTCGGGCATTAAATTCAAAGATGTCACGGGCAAGGTTATTGACCTGGGGCAGTTAAAAGGTAAGGTTGTTTTTCTTAATTTCTGGGCTACCTGGTGCCCACCATGCCTGGCCGAAATGCCTTCGGTAAATAAGTTGTATGAGCAGTTTAAGGACGATAAAGAGGTGGTTTTTATCCTGGTGGATGCGGACAGTGATTTTGCAAAGTCGCAAAAGTACATGAATGGAAAAGGCTATCAAATGCCCGTTTACAATGTGGCGAGTAACATCCCCGAGCAAATTTTTAAAGGATCACTACCTACTACTGTTGTGTTCGACAAGCAGGGCCGAGTAGCTTATAACGAGGTGGGGGCCGCAAACTATGCCAGCGCTAAATTTATCGATTTTATAAAAAAATTAAAGGCAAGTAACATTTAG
- a CDS encoding RNA polymerase sigma factor → MVYKSFYGYLMGVTLRYVDDRNDAEELVNDSFIKVFKSIGQFNAPKYNDQVQKAFKGWIARISSRTAIDFLRGKRTFLYVDEITEEQQPLTELNAVSQLNVQDIMRLLSQLPETHKLIFNMYEIEGFSHEEISKMLNIPESSCRVYLTRAKNKLRELYKNSLMNSYEPKTIQNIRRI, encoded by the coding sequence ATGGTGTATAAATCATTCTACGGCTATTTAATGGGGGTAACTTTACGTTATGTGGATGACAGGAACGATGCCGAAGAGTTGGTGAATGATAGCTTTATTAAGGTTTTTAAGAGTATTGGGCAGTTCAATGCCCCTAAATATAATGACCAGGTACAAAAAGCTTTTAAAGGCTGGATTGCCAGGATTTCGTCGCGTACGGCTATCGATTTTTTGAGAGGAAAAAGAACCTTTTTATATGTGGACGAGATTACAGAAGAACAACAACCGCTTACAGAACTAAATGCGGTTTCACAGTTAAACGTGCAGGATATCATGAGGCTTTTGAGCCAACTGCCTGAAACGCATAAACTGATTTTTAATATGTATGAAATTGAAGGCTTTTCGCACGAAGAGATTTCAAAAATGCTGAATATCCCTGAAAGCTCTTGCAGGGTTTACTTAACAAGAGCAAAAAACAAATTGAGAGAGCTGTATAAAAACTCCCTGATGAATTCATATGAACCGAAAACAATTCAAAATATCCGAAGAATATGA
- a CDS encoding DUF4397 domain-containing protein, which produces MKLANNFKTIFKTFIAVLTVSVVVTACSKDRIEPQQVAGLSIIMAYPDTSTLDFIIDQTRVNNAKGLNYNAKIDYLNLFPGNRTLGITKRNSNKFLMNQNFNLVSGIGYSVFVLDTVKTNTKRFLLTEDDLSAPAADKAKIRFINLSKDAPALSLKIRGKETNLFTDKAFYEYTTFSAVDPGESVTFDINAGATAKASLANVKIEKGKIYTIYAKGISTATIDSLKTSAAIYTHK; this is translated from the coding sequence ATGAAACTAGCTAATAATTTCAAAACGATATTTAAAACATTTATTGCTGTACTTACAGTTTCTGTAGTTGTTACAGCCTGTTCAAAAGACCGGATAGAGCCTCAGCAGGTTGCTGGCCTGTCTATCATCATGGCTTATCCAGATACCTCAACGTTGGATTTTATAATTGATCAGACCAGGGTAAACAATGCAAAAGGGTTAAACTACAATGCAAAAATTGATTACCTGAACCTGTTTCCGGGAAACAGAACATTAGGTATTACCAAGAGAAATTCTAATAAGTTTCTGATGAATCAGAATTTTAACCTGGTTTCGGGTATAGGATATTCGGTTTTTGTGCTGGATACAGTTAAAACCAATACCAAAAGATTTCTGTTAACAGAAGATGACTTAAGTGCACCAGCTGCCGATAAAGCAAAAATCCGTTTTATCAACTTAAGTAAAGACGCCCCTGCATTGAGCCTAAAAATCCGTGGAAAAGAAACAAACCTGTTTACCGACAAAGCATTTTATGAGTATACTACCTTTTCTGCAGTTGACCCGGGCGAAAGTGTAACTTTTGACATCAATGCAGGTGCAACAGCCAAAGCGAGCCTTGCAAATGTTAAAATTGAAAAAGGTAAAATCTACACCATTTATGCCAAAGGAATTTCGACGGCTACAATAGATAGCCTGAAAACAAGCGCAGCAATATACACACACAAATAA
- a CDS encoding nucleoside triphosphate pyrophosphohydrolase family protein yields MQESNSLNQVAEFHKTFKHPIKETPGIPSIERANLRVSLLAEELNELKQAIEDNNFVEVADALCDLQYVLAGAILEFGLGDKFKPLFDEVHRSNMSKACKSLEEAHETIQHYRTTQQCDAYHKEEDSLFLVYRTNDNKTLKSINYSPADLKSLL; encoded by the coding sequence ATGCAAGAATCCAATTCATTAAACCAGGTAGCCGAATTTCATAAAACATTTAAGCACCCGATAAAAGAAACACCGGGAATCCCTTCTATAGAAAGAGCAAACCTAAGGGTCTCTTTGTTGGCCGAGGAGCTGAATGAATTGAAACAGGCCATTGAAGACAATAACTTTGTTGAAGTTGCGGATGCTTTGTGCGACCTGCAATATGTATTGGCAGGTGCCATATTGGAATTTGGCTTAGGCGATAAATTCAAACCTCTTTTTGATGAGGTACACCGCTCTAACATGAGCAAAGCCTGCAAATCGCTGGAAGAGGCACACGAAACCATACAGCACTACAGAACCACCCAACAGTGCGACGCCTATCATAAGGAGGAAGACTCGTTGTTCCTGGTATACAGAACAAATGACAATAAAACTTTAAAATCTATTAACTATTCGCCGGCCGACCTGAAAAGCCTGCTTTAA
- a CDS encoding sensor histidine kinase, producing MKTTTTLNTQRVIIVIFWVVLTLTIWSQINRDFPLWPGILQCLIFLLGAFISAHILSDIWLPRALERKKMHLFAFQSVCVVLFQTLYITIVMSFFYWNSVYGTPHDSTDKLAVYAFSWGAFFSAMPAAALINGTACGIRFYQEHNRIQKNHAQLQQAHLEAQLRILQDQINPHLMFNVLNHMHILMQKDVERASVLLIRFSDILRYQLYECNREAVLLEREVKYLKDMVEVERIRWGEELKVDCSWDVTNGKQEIVPLLLSPFVENAFKHVSRMPSEKGFVNLVLTQQEGQLVFMIENSSSVQQPRKDNSHGLGLENVRKRLEILYPQRYILEIEKMDKIFRVTLTLQFIPQPLAS from the coding sequence ATGAAAACCACAACTACGCTAAATACGCAACGGGTCATTATTGTTATATTCTGGGTTGTTCTGACGCTCACCATCTGGTCACAGATCAACCGGGATTTCCCTTTATGGCCGGGAATACTACAATGCCTCATTTTTTTACTGGGAGCTTTCATTAGTGCGCATATTTTAAGTGACATTTGGCTACCCAGAGCACTGGAAAGGAAAAAGATGCACCTTTTTGCTTTCCAAAGTGTTTGCGTTGTTCTTTTTCAGACACTTTATATCACCATCGTTATGTCCTTTTTTTATTGGAATTCTGTTTATGGTACGCCCCATGACAGTACCGATAAACTGGCCGTATACGCATTTTCCTGGGGTGCTTTTTTTAGCGCAATGCCCGCAGCCGCCCTGATAAACGGAACGGCCTGCGGAATACGGTTTTATCAGGAACACAATCGGATCCAAAAGAATCACGCCCAATTGCAACAGGCCCATCTGGAAGCGCAGCTAAGGATCCTTCAGGATCAAATCAATCCACACCTGATGTTCAACGTACTAAACCATATGCATATCCTGATGCAGAAGGATGTAGAAAGGGCTTCAGTGCTATTGATCCGCTTCTCGGACATCCTGCGTTACCAGTTATATGAGTGTAACCGCGAAGCAGTATTGTTGGAAAGGGAGGTAAAATATCTGAAAGATATGGTGGAGGTAGAAAGAATCCGCTGGGGAGAGGAACTAAAAGTTGATTGCAGTTGGGATGTAACAAACGGGAAGCAGGAGATTGTGCCGCTTTTGTTATCTCCTTTTGTAGAAAATGCATTTAAGCATGTTTCACGCATGCCTTCCGAAAAAGGCTTTGTAAACCTGGTGCTGACACAGCAGGAAGGGCAGCTGGTATTTATGATAGAGAACTCCAGTTCTGTACAGCAGCCCCGAAAAGATAACAGTCATGGACTAGGCCTCGAAAATGTTCGCAAGCGGCTGGAAATCCTTTATCCGCAGCGTTATATTCTGGAAATAGAAAAAATGGACAAGATCTTTCGTGTTACCCTAACTTTGCAATTCATCCCTCAACCATTAGCATCATGA